A portion of the Oncorhynchus clarkii lewisi isolate Uvic-CL-2024 chromosome 27, UVic_Ocla_1.0, whole genome shotgun sequence genome contains these proteins:
- the LOC139385762 gene encoding octapeptide-repeat protein T2-like: MAIESLNLLSQSRAREPRQGAQAGRRGREPRQGEEAGSPGREERQGGEAGSPGREKRQGAQAGRRGREPRQGEEAGSPGTEKRQVEEAGSPGREKRQGDQEGRRGRETRKGEEAGSPGREKRQGEEAGSPGREKRQGAQAGRRGREKSQGAQPGSPGREKRQGTQAGRRGREHRQGEEAGSPGREPRQGEEAGSPGREKRQGAHAGRRGREKRQGAQAGRRGREKSQGAQPGSPGR; this comes from the exons atgGCCATCGAGAGCCTCAACCTCCTGTCTCAG AGTCGAGCCAGGGAGCCCAGGCAGGGAGCCCAGGCAGGGAGAAGAGGCAGGGAGCCCAGGCAGGGAGAAGAGGCAGGGAGCCCAggcagggaggagaggcagggaggagaggcagggagcCCAGGCAGGGAGAAGAGGCAGGGAGCCCAGGCAGGGAGAAGAGGCAGGGAGCCCAGGCAGGGAGAAGAGGCAGGGAGCCCAGGCACGGAGAAGAGGCAGGTAGAAGAGGCAGGGAGCCCAGGCAGGGAGAAGAGGCAGGGAGACCaggaagggagaagaggcagggagaccaggaagggagaagaggcagGGAGCCCAGGCAGGgagaagaggcagggagaagaGGCAGGGAGCCCAGGCAGGGAGAAAAGGCAGGGAGCCCAGGCAGGgagaagaggcagggagaagaGCCAGGGAGCCCAGCCAGGGAGCCCAGGCAGGGAGAAGAGGCAGGGAACCCAGGCAGGGAGAAGAGGCAGGGAGCACAGGCAGGGAGAAGAGGCAGGGAGCCCAGGCAGGGAGCCCAGGCAGGGAGAAGAGGCAGGGAGCCCAGGCAGGGAGAAGAGGCAGGGAGCACATGCAGGgagaagaggcagggagaaaagGCAGGGAGCCCAGGCAGGGAGAAGGGGCAGGGAGAAGAGCCAGGGAGCCCAGCCAGGGAGCCCAGGCAGGTAG